One genomic window of Panicum hallii strain FIL2 chromosome 6, PHallii_v3.1, whole genome shotgun sequence includes the following:
- the LOC112896190 gene encoding peptidyl-prolyl cis-trans isomerase CYP18-2 → MWGSTDGGTPEVTLETSMGAITVEMYYKHAPKTCRNFVELARRGYYDNVIFHRIIKDFIVQGGDPTGTGRGGESIYGAKFEDEIKSELKHTGAGILSMANAGPNTNGSQFFITLAPCQSLDGKHTIFGRVCRGMEIVKRLGSVQTDKNDRPIHEVKILRAIVKD, encoded by the exons ATGTGGGGCAGCACCGACGGCGGCACGCCGGAAGTCACCCTCGAGACCTCCATGGGCGCCATCACAGTCGAG ATGTACTACAAGCACGCGCCCAAGACCTGCAGGAACTTCGTCGAGCTCGCGCGCCGCGGCTACTACGACAACGTCATCTTCCACCGCATCATCAAG GATTTCATTGTGCAAGGTGGGGATCCTACTGGAACCGGCAGAGGTGGCGAGTCCATCTACGG AGCAAAGTTCGAGGATGAGATAAAGTCAGAGTTGAAGCACACTGGAGCTGGAATTCTGTCCATGGCGAACGCTGGTCCAAATACAAATGGGAGCCAGTTCTTCATAACTCTCGCGCCTTGTCAGTCACTTGATG GAAAGCATACAATCTTCGGGAGGGTATGCAGAGGAATGGAAATTGTTAAGCGCCTTGGAAGTGTGCAGACTGACAAAAATGACAG GCCCATCCATGAAGTGAAAATCCTTCGAGCCATCGTCAAAGATTGA